Part of the Subtercola frigoramans genome, AGACCCCGCAGGCAATGTGGTGTTCACCGACTCGGTGCCATTCCTGCCGCAGGATGCGAACCTGACCAGCGTCGGTGTGGTGAAGATTCCGGATGGCCTGGCCAAGCAGCTCGGCATGATCGGGTTCTTCTACCCCACGCAGGCGACGTCGACCACCGGTGCCTTCTACTCCTCGTATCCCGACGCGCAGTACCCCGTTCTCACGCTCAACGTGTACGACGGTGACCTGGGGCTGAACGGCGGCGTGCCGACCTCGGTCTACTCGCTCAACACCGACAAGATGACGCAGCTCACCGGCGGCAAGACCGGCGTCAAGTCGATCGAGCTCAAGCCGGGTGACAGCCAGAGCCTGCCCGACGGGCTCGGCACGATCAGCTTCGACGCCGTTCACCGTTATGCCTCGCTCGACATCCATCACGACCCGACCCAGGGCTGGGTGCTGCTGTTCGCAGCGTCTGCGCTGGGTGGCCTGCTGATCTCGCTGTTCATTCCACGCCGCCGTGTCTGGGTGAAGGCGACCGAGCGCAGCGACGGTACCTTGACGCTCGAATACGCAGGGCTTGCACGCGGCGAGGACCCGCGTCTCGTGACCGCAGTGACCGAGATCGCAGACAGGCATACCAAGACCCTCAGCGACGCCCCAGACGCCGCCATTCCCGCCGACCGAACAAACACTTAGGCTTACACCGTGACGCTAACTCTCGACGAGTATTCGATCTTCTTCCTGTATGGGGCCATGGTCCTCTACGCAGCTGCGTTCATCGCGTTCGCTCTCGATCTGGCGCGGCGTTCCGCGCAGGTCTCCAAGGGCAACACGGTCAGCGTCGACGGCACGGTGACGACGCCGGCGCCCGCCCGCGAGACCATCGGTGCGGCAGTGGGCGGCGCCGGTGCTGGTGGTGCTTCCGCGGCTACCGCGGTTGCAGACACCGCGGCAGCGTCCCAAAAGCCCGGAGGTCGGTTGTTCGGTGGGCGCGGGCCGGATTCTGTGGGCGTCACCGCGGCCGACGGCGGCACGTCGAAACGCTCGCTGAGCCTGCGCCTCGGCGTCGCGTTCACGCTCATCGGGTTCCTGCTCGAAGTGACGGCCGACATCCTGCGTGGCATTGCCGCCAATCGGGTGCCGTGGGCCAACATGTACGAGTTCTCGATGACCGGCACCGTGCTGATCGTGGGCGTCTTCCTGCTGGTGATCACCCGCGTCGACCTGCGCTTTCTCGGTACCTTCGTCACCGGCCTCGTGCTCATCCTGCTCGGCATCTCGACGGTCAACTACTACGTGGTGATCGCACCGCTGCCGCCGGCGCTCCAGTCGGCGTGGCTCGTCATCCACGTGTTCGTTGCGAGTCTCGGCACCGCATTCTTCGCGCTCGGGTTCGCTCTGTCGGGCATCCAGTTGCTGCAGTATCGGCGTGAGACCATCACGACCGGGGCGAAGTTCCTGAAGCTCAAGTTCTTGGCGTCGCTGCCTGATTCGGTCAGGCTCGAGAACCTCGCCTACCGGGTGAACATCGTCGGGTTCGTGTTCTGGACCTTCACGCTCATTGCCGGCGCAGTCTGGGCCGAGCGTGCGTGGGGCCGCTACTGGGGCTGGGATACCAAAGAGGTCTGGACCTTCATCATCTGGGTCATCTACGCCGGGTACATCCACGCGCGGGCGACCCGAGGCTGGCGCGGATCGCGCTCGGCGGTGCTTGCGATCATCGGCTTCGGCGCGGTGCTGTTCAACTTCGGCGTCGTGAACGTCTTCTTCCACGGCCTGCACTCGTACTCCGGCCTGTAGGCCGCCGGCTCGGGTCCACCCCGCCGTTTGAGCAGCACGAATGTGCGTGGCGAAACCAGTTGATCGTGGGGGTGTAGCTACGCCGCGTCTGAAGCGGGTACTCAACCGGCGGCGAGGTGAGGTGAAGCGGGCCCCTCAGTCGGCGTGGCGGCCTGTCGACTCGCCGAGGGCCTCGAGCAGGCCGTAGGTGCGCATGAGGCGCTCGCGCCACCACACGTCGCGGTCGCGATCCGCGAGGTTGTTCTCGACCAGCGTCTCGTCGAGGGCCGGCCGAACGACCGGGATGGTGCCATCGACCGG contains:
- the ccsB gene encoding c-type cytochrome biogenesis protein CcsB; protein product: MVLYAAAFIAFALDLARRSAQVSKGNTVSVDGTVTTPAPARETIGAAVGGAGAGGASAATAVADTAAASQKPGGRLFGGRGPDSVGVTAADGGTSKRSLSLRLGVAFTLIGFLLEVTADILRGIAANRVPWANMYEFSMTGTVLIVGVFLLVITRVDLRFLGTFVTGLVLILLGISTVNYYVVIAPLPPALQSAWLVIHVFVASLGTAFFALGFALSGIQLLQYRRETITTGAKFLKLKFLASLPDSVRLENLAYRVNIVGFVFWTFTLIAGAVWAERAWGRYWGWDTKEVWTFIIWVIYAGYIHARATRGWRGSRSAVLAIIGFGAVLFNFGVVNVFFHGLHSYSGL